In Fimbriimonadales bacterium, the following are encoded in one genomic region:
- a CDS encoding thiamine diphosphokinase: MLSNERVLIVLHGGIFLPGDLEAWVREATYIVAANGGSDFLAELGVAPNVIIGDFDGISPSVKEKFSSVEMLFDPSQDTTDVQKVLDYTVNRKNAKEIVFIGSEGDRLDHTICALGAAGAYADKARIRFVFQTSIVHILTSGRHVLSVPRLDALVSLVPLLPTNMISSRGLKWEVDGMFLALGTKDGISNRATQNEVFLEIESGCLAVFVERCNQPVSWEMK; this comes from the coding sequence GTGCTTTCGAATGAACGTGTGCTTATCGTCTTACATGGAGGAATCTTTCTTCCGGGAGACCTCGAAGCATGGGTAAGGGAAGCCACCTACATCGTAGCAGCGAACGGAGGCTCGGATTTCCTTGCGGAACTCGGGGTTGCTCCGAATGTCATCATCGGCGACTTCGACGGTATCTCTCCTTCGGTGAAAGAAAAATTTTCGTCCGTCGAGATGCTTTTCGACCCGAGCCAAGATACCACAGATGTTCAAAAGGTTCTGGATTACACGGTAAATCGAAAGAATGCGAAAGAAATCGTTTTCATCGGTTCGGAAGGAGACAGGCTCGACCACACGATTTGTGCGTTAGGCGCTGCGGGAGCGTATGCAGACAAAGCGAGAATCCGTTTCGTCTTCCAAACTTCCATCGTTCACATCCTCACTTCTGGAAGGCATGTTTTATCCGTTCCTCGATTAGATGCATTGGTTTCTCTCGTGCCCTTGCTTCCGACTAATATGATTTCGAGCAGAGGACTAAAGTGGGAAGTAGACGGAATGTTTCTCGCGTTAGGAACGAAGGACGGAATTTCGAACCGCGCTACGCAAAACGAAGTTTTTTTAGAAATCGAAAGTGGCTGTTTGGCAGTTTTTGTAGAACGATGTAATCAACCCGTATCTTGGGAGATGAAGTGA
- the dnaA gene encoding chromosomal replication initiator protein DnaA, with protein MSLEEDPILGTLRRIFDRAKKRVLPSLPKLQYEKFIKPLELEGREENLIFITAPGKFIQEWVRDKYRKQLEEAFSQELGERIELVIEARLQERKPQEQIPTTPIAPIAIDSSPCYSFENFVIGPTNHIAYNGVLRICEKPGSYCNPLFIYGPIGVGKTHLLCAATSELRKKHPGLAVRYMTAQEFASGFIQSLEKNSLPSYRKAIENVGAWLVDDIGFLEGKNKTQEEMFFIFNSLLQSGKQIVLSAERPPRDLTKIEERLRTRFESALVAEIQPPDTGMRIEILKKKAANEGIEMPDEVAEYLAMHTPGRNVRTMLGAFTTLVAHHSITKRPLDVQFAEEVVKPLFGCMPMMPSADEILKTVASYYSVSIDQLTGPTRKAWIAHARHVAIYLCREVLNESWQRLGARFGGRDHSSIMHAYQKINSLLEKEERTRSEISNIRKELNLPS; from the coding sequence TTGTCTCTTGAAGAAGATCCCATTCTAGGCACACTGCGACGTATCTTCGATCGCGCCAAAAAGCGCGTCCTTCCCAGTCTTCCTAAACTGCAGTACGAGAAATTCATCAAACCCCTCGAATTAGAAGGCAGGGAAGAAAATTTGATATTTATCACCGCTCCTGGAAAATTCATACAGGAGTGGGTTCGTGATAAATATCGAAAGCAATTGGAAGAAGCATTTTCTCAGGAACTCGGCGAACGCATAGAATTAGTCATCGAAGCGCGCCTTCAAGAAAGAAAACCTCAAGAGCAAATTCCCACGACACCAATTGCCCCGATTGCCATCGATTCTTCACCTTGTTACAGTTTCGAAAATTTCGTGATAGGCCCTACCAACCATATTGCATATAACGGCGTATTACGAATTTGCGAAAAACCGGGTTCTTACTGTAATCCCCTTTTTATCTATGGACCTATCGGAGTGGGAAAAACACACCTTCTCTGCGCGGCTACCTCAGAACTTCGCAAAAAACACCCCGGGTTGGCAGTGCGTTATATGACCGCCCAAGAGTTTGCAAGTGGGTTTATCCAATCTCTCGAAAAAAATAGCCTTCCGAGCTACCGGAAGGCTATAGAAAACGTCGGAGCTTGGCTCGTGGATGATATCGGTTTTCTGGAAGGAAAAAATAAAACCCAGGAGGAGATGTTCTTCATCTTCAATTCTCTGCTCCAAAGCGGCAAACAAATCGTGCTCAGTGCTGAACGCCCTCCCCGAGACCTCACCAAAATCGAAGAACGCTTACGAACGAGGTTCGAAAGCGCTCTTGTGGCGGAGATTCAGCCTCCCGACACTGGCATGCGAATAGAAATTCTCAAAAAGAAGGCAGCAAACGAGGGAATCGAGATGCCCGATGAAGTAGCGGAGTACCTCGCTATGCATACGCCGGGACGAAACGTAAGGACAATGCTCGGAGCCTTCACTACGCTTGTAGCGCACCACAGCATAACGAAACGTCCATTGGATGTTCAATTTGCCGAAGAAGTCGTAAAACCGCTCTTCGGATGCATGCCTATGATGCCTTCTGCAGACGAGATCTTGAAAACCGTGGCGAGTTATTACAGCGTTAGCATTGACCAACTCACCGGACCTACGAGGAAAGCATGGATTGCGCATGCTCGTCATGTCGCGATTTACCTTTGCCGAGAAGTTCTCAATGAAAGTTGGCAACGTCTCGGAGCGCGTTTCGGCGGGAGAGACCACTCCTCCATCATGCACGCTTATCAAAAAATAAATTCCTTATTGGAAAAAGAAGAGCGCACTCGCAGTGAAATTTCGAACATACGGAAAGAATTGAACCTTCCAAGTTAG
- the coaD gene encoding pantetheine-phosphate adenylyltransferase: protein MAIAVYPGSFDPPTFGHLDIVQRASALFEKLYIAIGRNPSKEDVFTLEERVKLMEALTRNESNIQVEAFEGLLVNFVKEKGAKVIVRGLRAVSDFENEFQMALMNRQLAGIETVFLMTSAEYLFVSSSIVEEVASFGGDVSKLVPDIVAARLKEKFKKQ, encoded by the coding sequence ATGGCAATCGCGGTTTACCCAGGTAGTTTCGACCCTCCCACATTCGGCCACCTCGACATCGTCCAGCGTGCTTCGGCTCTCTTCGAAAAACTCTACATCGCAATAGGAAGAAACCCATCGAAAGAGGACGTTTTCACTTTGGAAGAGAGAGTGAAACTTATGGAAGCTCTCACGAGAAACGAATCGAACATCCAAGTAGAAGCATTCGAAGGACTTTTAGTAAATTTCGTAAAAGAGAAGGGAGCGAAAGTCATCGTACGCGGACTGCGGGCTGTTAGCGATTTCGAAAACGAATTCCAAATGGCTTTGATGAACCGCCAACTCGCAGGCATCGAAACGGTTTTCCTCATGACGAGCGCAGAATATCTATTCGTTTCCTCGAGCATCGTAGAGGAGGTGGCAAGTTTCGGAGGGGACGTCAGCAAATTGGTGCCTGATATTGTTGCGGCTCGGCTCAAAGAGAAGTTTAAGAAGCAGTAG
- a CDS encoding DUF177 domain-containing protein gives MVFPMHKEKLLDLNEGVQFPGKVLSFEISTELEEEEDIDLLSPIQGTLQVVSNISVLTITGHFEASVMMECARCLQPVVVDLEFDVHEEFPISGIPASIAKNSYAQIKTENELAPLFEDNSLIYEELLRQNLWLNLPSRPLCRSDCPGLPEMESLSEPIHPEFEEIYEILKKREQED, from the coding sequence ATGGTCTTTCCAATGCACAAAGAGAAACTCCTCGACCTTAACGAAGGCGTACAATTTCCAGGGAAGGTTTTATCCTTCGAGATAAGTACGGAACTCGAAGAGGAAGAAGATATCGATCTTCTTTCACCCATTCAGGGCACACTCCAAGTGGTGAGTAACATCAGCGTACTCACTATAACGGGGCATTTCGAGGCTTCGGTGATGATGGAATGCGCTCGCTGCTTACAACCGGTTGTCGTTGACCTCGAGTTCGACGTACACGAAGAGTTTCCTATTTCAGGAATTCCTGCAAGCATCGCAAAAAATTCCTACGCTCAAATAAAAACAGAAAATGAACTCGCACCTCTTTTCGAAGATAACTCGCTAATTTACGAAGAATTGTTGCGCCAGAATCTTTGGTTGAATCTCCCAAGTAGACCTTTATGTAGGAGCGATTGTCCTGGATTGCCAGAAATGGAGTCCTTATCGGAGCCTATTCATCCAGAATTCGAAGAGATTTATGAAATTCTGAAAAAGCGGGAGCAAGAAGATTGA
- the plsX gene encoding phosphate acyltransferase PlsX has protein sequence MRIAVDAMGGDYAPEEIIKGVLQVASSIQGQILLVGRKEAIEKYLPSPTQNIAIIPATDVIEMHDSPVESVLKKKDSSLLKAVYMVRDGTADALVTAGNTGAAAAACHIILRCLPRINRPAIATTFPSKKDRFVVLDSGATPDADVRNLLEFAVMGSAYAETVLGKKEPRIGLLNIGEEATKGNILTKEAYKLLSKNLPNFAGNVEGKDIFEGNFDVVVCDGFVGNVLLKTAQGCAEWIKELIQNSFPRNPILKLIAYRILKPGLSRMMKSIDYAEIGGAPLLGVNGLCVIAHGRSRAKAIRNAIMLVQNEYKGHLNELIKERIQHLQTEQAGAI, from the coding sequence TTGAGGATCGCCGTGGATGCAATGGGCGGCGACTATGCCCCCGAGGAAATCATAAAAGGCGTATTGCAAGTCGCTTCCTCCATCCAAGGGCAAATTCTCCTCGTAGGGCGCAAAGAAGCCATTGAAAAATACCTCCCATCTCCAACACAGAACATCGCCATAATTCCAGCAACAGATGTTATCGAAATGCATGATTCGCCTGTGGAATCGGTTTTGAAAAAGAAAGATTCTTCCCTCCTAAAGGCGGTTTACATGGTCCGGGATGGGACAGCCGATGCGTTAGTTACTGCGGGAAACACCGGAGCTGCTGCCGCTGCATGTCACATCATTTTGCGTTGCCTTCCTCGAATCAATCGTCCAGCCATCGCGACCACTTTTCCTTCTAAAAAGGATCGTTTCGTCGTCTTAGACAGTGGGGCTACACCCGATGCAGATGTAAGGAACCTTTTGGAGTTTGCCGTAATGGGAAGCGCTTACGCAGAAACAGTATTAGGAAAGAAAGAACCCCGCATTGGACTCCTCAACATCGGGGAAGAAGCAACCAAAGGGAACATTCTGACGAAAGAGGCTTATAAATTGCTATCGAAGAACTTGCCGAATTTCGCGGGCAATGTAGAAGGGAAAGACATTTTCGAAGGAAATTTCGATGTGGTCGTTTGCGATGGATTCGTCGGGAACGTGTTGCTCAAAACGGCACAAGGATGCGCTGAATGGATAAAAGAACTCATTCAAAATTCCTTTCCTCGCAATCCCATTCTCAAACTCATCGCTTATCGAATCTTGAAACCTGGCTTATCGAGAATGATGAAGTCTATAGATTACGCGGAAATAGGGGGGGCACCTCTTCTGGGTGTAAACGGACTTTGCGTTATCGCTCATGGACGGAGTCGCGCGAAGGCAATCCGCAATGCAATCATGCTCGTGCAAAACGAATACAAAGGGCATTTGAACGAACTCATCAAAGAACGAATCCAACATTTGCAGACGGAGCAAGCCGGTGCAATCTAA
- a CDS encoding beta-ketoacyl-ACP synthase III, which translates to MQSKRAVIQSIGMSVAEKVMTNQEFEKILDTSDEWIRTRTGIVERRIAKPDEAASDFAIRASREALERANASPESLDLICVASVTGDRLFPSTSCLVQAALGAKNAAAFDVGAACAGFIYACEIVGSMIQSGSIHRALVIGVDVLTKFVDWSDRSTAILFGDGGGAAYMESGEGDRGVIATVMHSDGEGAERIRIQIGGSRFPVCAPHSKGQSPFLYMEGREVYRFAVKAMGESCCEVLKKAGMNPEDVTLFVPHQANLRIIQAAADRIGLPWEKVFINVDKYGNMGAGSIPVALYEAEQSGMLKKGDVVLTVGFGAGLIWGANLIRW; encoded by the coding sequence GTGCAATCTAAGCGAGCAGTGATTCAATCCATCGGCATGAGTGTTGCCGAAAAGGTGATGACGAATCAGGAGTTCGAAAAGATCTTAGATACATCGGACGAGTGGATTCGCACGCGGACGGGAATCGTCGAAAGACGAATTGCGAAACCTGACGAAGCGGCATCCGATTTCGCCATCCGAGCATCGCGAGAGGCACTCGAACGGGCGAACGCCTCCCCGGAAAGCCTCGACCTGATATGCGTCGCGAGCGTAACAGGCGACAGACTCTTTCCGTCGACGTCGTGTCTCGTCCAAGCCGCTTTAGGAGCGAAGAACGCTGCTGCATTTGACGTCGGCGCCGCCTGTGCCGGATTTATTTATGCTTGCGAAATCGTTGGCTCGATGATTCAATCAGGTTCCATTCACCGCGCCTTGGTTATCGGAGTAGACGTCCTCACGAAGTTCGTAGATTGGTCCGACAGGTCAACTGCAATTCTTTTCGGAGACGGAGGGGGGGCTGCTTATATGGAATCAGGTGAAGGCGACAGAGGCGTGATTGCTACTGTGATGCACTCGGATGGTGAAGGGGCGGAACGAATCCGCATTCAAATCGGTGGCTCTCGCTTTCCCGTATGTGCACCTCACTCGAAAGGGCAATCTCCTTTTCTTTACATGGAGGGGCGTGAAGTTTATCGTTTTGCGGTAAAAGCGATGGGTGAAAGTTGTTGCGAAGTTTTAAAAAAAGCAGGCATGAACCCAGAAGACGTAACTCTTTTTGTCCCTCATCAAGCGAATTTGAGAATCATTCAAGCAGCGGCTGACCGTATAGGCTTGCCGTGGGAAAAAGTTTTCATCAATGTAGATAAATACGGAAACATGGGCGCTGGAAGCATCCCCGTCGCTCTTTACGAAGCGGAACAAAGCGGAATGCTCAAAAAAGGAGATGTCGTTTTGACGGTAGGTTTCGGGGCAGGGCTTATTTGGGGAGCTAATCTCATTCGCTGGTAA
- a CDS encoding AI-2E family transporter, translating into MYPLQKYRKFGFGIALGLIALGGLYIILPFWQAIAWGGTLAILVYPLYQKLRARFSPNIAAFTATMLTLLFIMGPLVTVAIAAYLELNLAFRELQSSQRAKGKELTFESIVNSTENTLRPILASVGIKEFNLRESLRQVIQPALGTAPQIVRWILKGVIIFVFTHVLLFFLLRDGQRLHQPALDIIPLPTEKSQEVLDSVHQTVNAVFYGVVLVAVMQGLTTGLLFFFLGVPAAFLWGLAAIILCAIPFVGAPVIYVPMALLLALNEEWTRAIILLLGGLLLVSSLDNIFRPIIISQRVPLHPIAVFFSLIGGILSLGPVGLVVGPVLLCLAVGALQIIREIAQENKEESILPESIATK; encoded by the coding sequence ATGTATCCGCTACAAAAGTATAGAAAGTTCGGGTTCGGAATCGCTTTGGGGTTAATTGCTTTGGGGGGGCTTTATATTATCCTTCCGTTTTGGCAGGCAATCGCATGGGGGGGCACTCTCGCTATTCTCGTTTACCCCCTGTATCAAAAACTGCGTGCGAGATTCTCCCCCAACATTGCTGCCTTCACGGCGACGATGCTTACGCTGCTCTTCATCATGGGACCTTTGGTCACGGTCGCAATTGCGGCATATCTCGAACTCAACCTCGCATTTCGTGAATTGCAATCTTCACAACGCGCAAAAGGGAAAGAATTGACTTTCGAGTCCATCGTCAACTCGACGGAAAACACACTGCGTCCTATTTTAGCGAGTGTCGGAATCAAGGAATTCAACCTTCGTGAAAGTTTGCGACAAGTCATTCAGCCAGCGTTAGGGACCGCACCGCAAATCGTGCGCTGGATTCTCAAAGGAGTGATCATTTTCGTTTTCACGCATGTTCTTCTCTTTTTTCTTTTAAGAGATGGACAACGCCTTCATCAACCTGCGTTGGATATCATTCCCTTGCCCACTGAAAAAAGCCAGGAAGTTTTGGATTCCGTGCATCAAACGGTAAACGCCGTGTTCTATGGTGTCGTTTTGGTTGCCGTGATGCAAGGACTTACAACGGGTTTGTTGTTTTTCTTTTTGGGTGTTCCCGCTGCTTTTCTATGGGGGTTGGCTGCAATTATCTTATGCGCGATACCCTTTGTCGGTGCACCTGTTATTTATGTGCCGATGGCTTTGTTGCTCGCACTCAATGAGGAATGGACACGTGCGATTATTTTGCTATTGGGTGGGCTGCTTTTGGTAAGTTCCCTCGATAACATCTTTCGTCCCATCATCATCAGTCAGCGCGTTCCTTTACATCCCATCGCAGTATTCTTCAGCCTTATCGGGGGAATTCTTTCATTGGGACCTGTAGGCTTGGTCGTAGGACCCGTTTTGTTGTGTTTGGCAGTTGGGGCGCTCCAGATTATAAGAGAAATCGCTCAGGAGAACAAAGAAGAAAGCATATTGCCAGAATCCATTGCAACTAAATAA
- a CDS encoding AI-2E family transporter — translation MALPVEEERTREEPIYAAEKYRRVAFAILAGIVGVLALIVFLPFWQALAWGVALSIIVYPIYAHLKRKMPRMLAAILVTLLTASFLVLPLAVFGLALYGEARAFYIELQTNGATQGEPQIVQGLNRFNDSIQPFLAQFGIQDFDLKLALQRWIEPMIGGAPRFLANVVHVVLVFIFSLLLLFFILLDSNRLYEPALSLIPLPRAKSQALLTSIYDTVHATFFGVVLISIINGILVGLWFLLLDIPGAMWWGVVTALFSFIPIAGAPFVYLPVGAYLAYQGDWLRALLVIGFGLLIVSLTVDKIYRSFVVGSRSRLHPMVVFFSLLGGAFALGAVGTFIGPVVCIVALKLLDVLREINSPTEESVR, via the coding sequence TTGGCATTACCTGTAGAAGAGGAACGAACTCGAGAAGAACCCATCTACGCAGCGGAAAAATACCGCCGCGTAGCGTTTGCAATTCTTGCTGGGATTGTCGGTGTTTTGGCTCTCATCGTATTCTTGCCGTTTTGGCAGGCGTTAGCCTGGGGGGTTGCTTTATCGATTATCGTTTATCCGATCTACGCGCATCTAAAACGAAAGATGCCGCGGATGCTCGCTGCGATTCTCGTTACCCTCCTAACCGCCTCTTTTTTGGTGCTTCCTCTCGCAGTCTTCGGCTTAGCGCTTTATGGCGAGGCGCGCGCCTTTTATATCGAACTCCAAACGAATGGCGCGACGCAAGGGGAGCCTCAAATCGTGCAAGGCTTAAATCGTTTCAACGATTCGATTCAACCGTTTTTAGCGCAATTCGGGATTCAAGATTTCGATTTGAAGCTCGCTTTACAACGATGGATAGAACCGATGATAGGGGGGGCACCCAGATTCCTTGCAAACGTCGTACATGTCGTCTTGGTCTTTATTTTTTCTTTATTGCTTCTTTTTTTCATTCTTTTGGATAGCAATAGACTTTATGAGCCGGCACTCTCCCTCATTCCTTTACCGAGGGCGAAAAGCCAAGCACTGCTCACTTCGATTTACGATACAGTGCATGCGACGTTTTTCGGAGTCGTGTTGATTTCTATCATTAACGGGATTCTTGTCGGGCTTTGGTTTTTGCTTCTCGACATCCCTGGTGCGATGTGGTGGGGAGTGGTGACTGCATTGTTTTCCTTTATTCCCATTGCAGGAGCGCCTTTCGTGTATTTGCCTGTCGGGGCTTATCTTGCATACCAAGGAGATTGGCTTCGCGCATTGTTGGTGATCGGTTTCGGGCTATTGATCGTGAGTTTGACCGTAGACAAGATTTATCGCTCTTTCGTTGTAGGTTCGAGAAGTAGACTTCATCCTATGGTGGTTTTCTTCAGTTTATTAGGGGGGGCTTTCGCTCTGGGTGCAGTAGGAACGTTCATCGGTCCCGTCGTATGCATCGTGGCATTGAAACTGCTCGATGTTTTGCGGGAGATTAATTCTCCTACCGAAGAGTCGGTTCGATAA
- a CDS encoding DinB family protein — translation MDALRKHLLDLLKGGRAYDTFDDIVAEFTPEERGMIPPGAERSAWQILEHMRIALVDILEFIENEDNSYVERVYPDEYWNESPLPNAEAWEKTIRGYLEGRKKLEKLIKDEKRDLFAPFPWGEGETLLREILLAMEHEAHHLGQLVELKRWVASRSRK, via the coding sequence ATGGACGCACTTCGTAAGCATCTTCTCGACCTTTTGAAAGGAGGTCGAGCATACGACACATTCGATGACATCGTAGCGGAATTTACGCCAGAAGAGCGCGGGATGATTCCACCAGGAGCAGAACGAAGCGCTTGGCAAATCCTCGAACATATGCGCATAGCGCTCGTAGATATCCTCGAATTCATAGAAAACGAAGACAACTCCTATGTGGAACGCGTATACCCCGACGAGTATTGGAACGAATCACCTTTGCCGAATGCCGAAGCATGGGAAAAAACGATACGAGGATATCTCGAAGGGCGAAAAAAACTCGAGAAACTCATCAAAGACGAAAAACGAGATTTATTCGCTCCATTTCCTTGGGGGGAAGGTGAGACTCTGCTTCGCGAAATCCTTCTCGCTATGGAGCACGAGGCACATCATTTGGGGCAACTCGTAGAATTAAAACGTTGGGTAGCGTCTCGAAGTCGGAAATAA
- a CDS encoding ribonuclease J, whose amino-acid sequence MTVERVEIIPLGGCGEIGKNMTVVGLDGEFLLIDAGLSFPTEEMHGVDIVIPDTTFLRQNKEHLRAIVLTHGHEDHVGALPYILPEFRVPVYGSLLTIELVKRKLSERMPLSDLDLRTFSQGNRITIGNFNFEPIHVTHSLPDSYAIAIHTPLGAVVFTGDLKLDFTPVDGRLTEISRFGELGDEGVLLLLSDSTNADTPGWSPSEKSVVPGFERVFSQAPGRILITTFATNLHRIQQALDIANAFGRKVALAGRSMEQNFAIARDTKRLRVPKDLMIRLEDCDMYEDHQIVILTTGAQGEPLSALNLMSKDEYPRMQIRSGDTVIYSARPIPGNETAVWQTVNRLFRQGAWVLYGPEEGQHVSGHAYQEELKLLINLMRPKAIAPVHGEPRHQYHYCQLAREMGYTESNLIVLENGNRLVLTRDRIEFADDVVCGRVLVDSSGYAGVTDDVLRDRQNLANDGVVFINVAIDSEAGKIIGTPEIVTRGVVGLDGAILDLQDVILSSLQKLSHAELHDTGAVHQEVSDLARRYFKRTSNKRPLVIASVIDV is encoded by the coding sequence ATGACAGTGGAACGCGTCGAAATCATCCCTCTCGGAGGATGCGGAGAAATCGGAAAAAATATGACCGTCGTCGGTCTCGACGGGGAATTTTTATTGATCGATGCCGGTTTATCATTCCCTACCGAGGAAATGCACGGTGTGGATATTGTTATTCCCGATACGACTTTTCTCCGCCAGAATAAAGAGCATCTTCGGGCAATTGTGTTGACCCATGGACATGAAGACCATGTAGGCGCTCTGCCTTATATACTTCCCGAATTTCGCGTTCCAGTTTATGGAAGTTTGCTCACTATCGAACTCGTAAAAAGAAAACTTTCCGAACGGATGCCGTTATCCGATTTAGACCTTAGAACGTTTTCACAAGGAAATAGAATCACGATTGGCAATTTCAATTTCGAACCCATTCACGTTACTCATAGCCTTCCCGATAGTTACGCAATAGCGATCCACACCCCCCTGGGTGCCGTTGTCTTTACAGGAGATTTAAAGTTGGATTTCACGCCAGTGGATGGGAGGCTTACAGAAATTTCGCGTTTTGGTGAATTGGGAGACGAAGGTGTTTTGCTTTTGTTGAGCGATAGTACGAATGCAGATACGCCAGGTTGGTCACCTAGTGAAAAATCCGTAGTTCCTGGTTTCGAACGTGTTTTTTCACAGGCACCGGGAAGAATTCTCATTACGACTTTTGCGACGAATCTTCATCGCATCCAACAAGCGCTCGATATTGCTAACGCTTTCGGTAGAAAAGTTGCCCTTGCAGGAAGAAGCATGGAGCAAAATTTCGCGATTGCTCGTGATACGAAACGCCTGCGCGTTCCGAAAGATCTTATGATTCGATTGGAAGACTGCGATATGTATGAAGACCATCAAATCGTCATTCTCACGACCGGTGCGCAAGGAGAACCGCTTTCTGCGTTGAATTTGATGTCGAAAGACGAATATCCTCGCATGCAAATTCGCTCGGGCGATACGGTTATTTATTCAGCCCGTCCGATTCCTGGAAATGAAACCGCCGTTTGGCAGACTGTGAATCGTCTTTTCCGGCAAGGGGCGTGGGTTCTCTATGGTCCCGAAGAAGGTCAGCATGTAAGTGGCCATGCATATCAAGAAGAATTGAAATTGCTTATTAATCTAATGCGACCGAAAGCGATTGCACCGGTTCACGGAGAGCCAAGACATCAATATCACTATTGCCAACTCGCTCGAGAAATGGGTTATACAGAAAGCAACTTGATCGTTTTGGAAAATGGCAATCGTTTGGTGTTGACTCGTGACCGCATCGAATTTGCGGACGATGTAGTTTGCGGGAGAGTATTGGTGGATTCGAGTGGTTATGCGGGCGTTACGGATGACGTTTTGCGCGACCGTCAAAACTTAGCCAACGATGGAGTTGTATTCATCAATGTTGCGATTGATTCGGAGGCAGGGAAAATCATAGGGACACCGGAAATTGTTACGAGAGGAGTCGTAGGGTTGGATGGGGCGATTTTAGATTTGCAAGACGTAATTCTCTCGTCATTGCAAAAGTTATCTCATGCAGAACTTCACGATACTGGCGCGGTTCATCAAGAGGTTTCCGATTTAGCACGAAGATATTTCAAACGCACGTCGAACAAACGACCGTTGGTAATTGCTTCTGTTATCGATGTGTAA